Within Paenibacillus sabinae T27, the genomic segment GCCTCGTCGCATCTTCAACGGCGCGCTGCTCCACGGCGGTAATCCCTGAAGGGACGCATACCATAACGTTCGGATGGCGCTGGAACATGGACCTCTGCTTCTGGGCCTGGCGGATAAAGTATTTAATCATCGTAGCGGTTGTATCGAAATCGGCGATAACCCCGTCCTTCATAGGCCGGATCGCACGGATATTTCCCGGTGTGCGGCCGATCATTTTTTTGGCGGATTCCCCTACGGCTTCAATCGTTTTCGTATCGGTACGGATTGCGACGACGGATGGCTCTCTGACCACAATGCCTTTTCCGCGGACGTAAACCAGTGTATTTGCCGTTCCCAAGTCGATTCCCAAATCTTTAGTAAAGCCACCTATCATGCTGTAAACTCCCTTTCCTGTCAATGTGCATCGTTTAATTTTTACATTAGGCCTCGTTCTTTCATACTGACAAAACCGTCATCGCCGATAATAAGATGGTCCAGCACGTCAATCCCGACAATTTCCCCCGCCTCAAGCAGTCTCCGGGTCAAGGCAATATCCTCCGGACTCGGCGTCGGGTCGCCGCTGGGGTGGTTATGCGCACATATAATGGAAGCGCTGCTGCATTTGATGGCTGCCCGAAATACCTCTCTGGGATGAACAATGGAGGCGTTAAGACTGCCCATCGACAGCGTTTCCTGCGCAATCACGTGATTTTTCGTATTCAAAAACAGGCAGACAAAATGCTCCTTCTGCAGATAACGCAGCTGCTCGGTCAATATGTCCGCCGCATCATGCGGGCTGCGAATCGTAACCGGCTGATCCAGCCGCGTGTTCGCCATCCGGCGTCCCAGCTCCATGCCGGCCTTCAGCTGTACAGCTTTGGCGGGACCGATTCCCTTGATTTGCGTCAATTCTTCAATGCTAAGGTCGGCCAGACGGCGAAGACCGCCCACCTGTCCCAATATACGCTGCGCCACATGGATCGCCGATTCCCGGCGGGTTCCCGTCCGCAGCAGAATAGCCAGCAGCTCGGCCTGGCTGAGTGATTCCGCCCCATATTGCATCATGCGCTCTCTAGGTCGTTCTTCATGGGGAAGGTCTCGCAGCATAAATGTCGACGATTCCATCCCTGTTCTCTTCCTTTCAGCCTTCTAGCACAGGTGGCTGTATAAAGTATGATAGACATTGCTTATCTATACCGGACAAGACCGGGCAAGCCTGAAATGATTCCAGGCATCGCCAATATCTTACACCCTAAATCATTATACGGGTAAAGCCTGCTCAATACAAATATAATTCGGGAGGGGTAAGGATTACCAAATGGCGAAACCCTGCGATGCAAAAAGACTCTTCCAAGCCGTTATTCCGGCATGAAAGAGTCCATGGCACAAGCCTTCTTCGAAGTCTGCCTCGCTAAACGCCGATGCTTCAGCGCATTCCTGTCGTCTGTAAGCAGTTTCGCCTTCCACCTCAGCCGATGTTGAAAGGACTGATGCTGTATCTCAGCAGCATTTGGTACAGCAAATTCAGCGGAAGCCCCATTACACTGTAAAAGTCGCCTTCAATCTTCTCGATAAAAACAGACCCAATCCCCTGTATCCCGTACGAGCCGGCCTTATCCAGAGGCTCGCCTGTCCGGATATAACCGCCGATTTCCTCCCCCGACATCGGCCGGAACGTAACCCGGCTTTCCGTGTAGCCGGCCATAACCGCAGGTGTCCCTGCCGGCGATTCGGAGAGAATGCTGAATTGCCCAAGATCGCCCAGCTTTATCGTCTCGCCGCCGCGTGTCCCAAGCTCCTCCAAGCGGAGAGCAGCATTGACCTCCCGTTCCCAAAGCCTGATGCAGGCCAGGCCCGTATACACCTTATGGCTTCGCCCCTGAAGGGCGGATAGCATCTCCCTGCTCTCTTTCTCATTCGCCGGCTTGCCGAGAACCCGGCCGTCCAGGACGACAATCGTGTCGCTCCCTACGATGACGGCGTCCCGCTTCCCTGCAAGCGGGATAACCGCTTCCGCCTTGCGGAGGGCAAGCTCGCTGACGATGCGTTCAGGCGCCCATTCCGGCGGGAAGCTTTCGTCCGCTTCACTCGGTATGACTTCAAGGGGAAGCCCCAGTAACGATAAAAGCTCCCGGCGGCGAGGCGAACCGGAAGCAAGAATGATCGAAGGTATGCTGTTGTCGTTCACGTCGCATTATCCCTTTCCATACGTTAAATGGCTATTTTCTGCGGTACAGCCAGACGGCGATGATAATCCCTGCCAGACTGAGCAGACATAGCTTCAGCCGAATCGTAATGTCATAGCTGATGATATCCAGGTCGGCTTGCGGCGACCATTTGATCAAAGTGGACTTGGTCAGGAACGACAGCGCCTTAACCGGCTGCAGCAGCCTGGCAATCCAAGAGCCGGCCAGCCAGCCCAGAATAAGAAACAACAGTAGCGTACCCACATTTTTCTTCTTCATTCGACGGTCTTCCCTCACCTTTGTGACATCTTCAATATTATACGTTGAAAACACGTTGAAATACAACGCAAAATCCGCCGCGCAAAGGTTCTCCCTTCCGCGGCGGATTCTTAGTTCCGGTCTGCCCCAGCCTATCCTTGTTCCATTGCGGCCATCAGTCTTTTCTGGCCGCTCAGCATTTCGAGCATAGAGGATTGCACTTCCCAGAGCAGGCCGTCCGCCTTGCTCTTGCCATATTCACTCATTGCCGATACACCCCGGCTGACGGATTTCTCCAGCTCTTTCGCGACGCCCCGTTCATTGGGTGTCAGACCCGCTTCAAGCGCCTTTGCCGCTTCCGTCCATTGCAGATGGAGATCGCTCACCTTCGTCATGTCCGCAGCGGGACCGCCGCCAAGCAGCGCCGCTGACAGCGAGCTCAGCTCGCCGAGCAGCGCTCTGCTGGCTTCGAAATACTGGGCGACCGTTTCCCCGTCTCCGTTAAATACCAGCCTGCTTTCGCCCGGAAGCGTGACTTCCTTAACGTACAGGTCAATGCCCTGCGCCTCCAGTTTGCCCCCGAGCAGCTTCGCCTGCTCCCGGTCGGATGACAACCCGGCGTATACCCGGTTGCCGTCCTCCGGGTCGATGCCTGCGGCCAGCCCGGCGTTCAACAGCTCCTGCTTCGCCTGCGCCGCTCCTTCCGGCGTGCTGAATACGCCGTACTGGAGCAGATAATAGCTCTGCGCAGCCACCTGTACGGGAATCGCCGGGGCGTTTACCGCATTGCCCGAAGTATGCTGACCCGCGGCTGAGTTTGACGACGCCTTATTTGCGGAATCGCCGCTATTGACCCCGCCGATAAAAGTCAGCGCAGCATATCCAAGCATCAGACCAATGCCGATAGCGCCCGCAACCGAAGCCGGGAACTTCCACCAGGAGGAGGGACGGCGGGTTGTGTAGTATCCCCCGCCGTCGTTGAGCGGCTCCTCCTCCAATTCCGGGAAAGGGCCTCTGGCGGACGGGCCATCATCTTCCGAATACGCCGGAGAGCCGTAATCGAAATCGGCATAGCTTCCTTCGGTTCCGGTCTGCCCTTCCCGCCAGTCTCCGATCCTCCGGGAGCGGAGAAACGATTCGCGCAGCAGTTCACTGTCCACAGTGCTGTCACTGCCCCGTCCATCAAGATTGCCATCGTCCCGATCATCCCGAACGTTCCGATCATTCCGATTGGGGCTGCCGCCAAAAGTTTTCTTGTTATCGTAGTAAGCCTGCTCCAGTTCCTCCAGCCGATACTCCCGGTCCTGGAAATGGCCGCGCGGATGCATAGGGTCCGGGGCTATTCCCTGCCGGCTGCTCCCGGCCATACGCCGGGCTTCATCCAGACTGTATATTTCGGCCTGCTGCTCGGTCTTCGTCTGTTCCGGTACGGATTCCGGCTGAAGTTCCTTCAGCTTGTCCTTTCCGGCATCGAATCGGAACGTCATTCTTCCGTTACTCAATCCGTCCACCTCACCTTGTCCAGTCTATATCAAAAGATATGATAGACAGTAGAGAAGTATGCTTACGGATTGAAAGTTCTCACTTAAATTACTTGAAGACCATCCCGCCGTCAATCAGCGGCGATTGGCCGGTCATATAATCGGAATCTGGACCTGCCAGGAAGGAAACAAAAGCGGCGACATCCTCCGGCGTCGACAGACGTCCGAGCGTGATTTTACTGCCGAATTCCTTGGTTGCTTCGCCTTGCTCTTCCCCTTTGGAGCTTGTGATTTGTTTATCGATGGAACCCCACATTGGCGTCTGCACAATACCGGGGCAATAGGCGTTTACAGTGATGCCGTATTTAGCCAGCTCCTGGGCGGCGGTCTGCGTCAGGGAACGAACCGCGAATTTCGAAGCGGAGTATACGCTGAGACTTGCATTGCCGACATGGCCGGCCTGCGAAGAGGCGTTGACGATTTTACCCCCGTGTCCCAGCTCCTTGAGCTTCGCCGTGGCGGCCTGGATTCCCCAGACAACGCTGGCGACATTGATATGAAATACTTTGTCCAAGTCATCGAGAGTTACTTCTTCAATCATTTTTACAGGCGCAATACCGGCATTATTGACAATCACATCGAAGCCTCCCAGCTTCGCGGCCGTTTCCTCTACTGCGGCAAACACCTCATCACGGTTAGAAACATCGGCTTTGAGGGCGATGGAGCGGCCGCCAGCCGCTTCGATCTCCCCGGCGACTTTGTTCGCATTGTTCTCATTCAGGTCCACTACAGCAACAGCAAATCCGTCTTGACTAAGTCGAAGCGCGATCGCCCGGCCGATCCCTTGTCCTCCTCCGGTTACAAGCGCCACTTTACCGTCAACTCTACTCATTTTCGTGCATCTCCTTTTGTACGTATAATTTGAAAGAATAAGGCAGCACGGCAAACGATTAGTACTATTTGCCCTAAATCACTATAGCATTCTGGATGGAAAAGGAAATAAAACCATAGGTATTTTCAGAAAATCATCAAACAATTTTCAACAAGTCTTAACAAAATGGATGCATTATTGTCTAATTTCACTTTTTTTGACATTCAAAAAGGACCCCCGAGTTCCTTAAACAGGAAATGGGGGGTCCTTCGGTTTCAGATTTACATGGGATGCGACCCGCCGTTAACTAGAAAGACGTGTTATTGGTTGTTTTCCGCCCTAAAGGGCCTGCAAAAAGCGCGAATGTCATCGGCCATCCGCTCTGGCTCTTCCATCGCCGTGAAATGGCCGCCGGAAGGCATTTCCGACCAGCGCGTCACATTCAGATTGCGCATGATCCATGACTTGGGCGGAAGCGCGATATCTGCAGGGAAAATGGCGATGCCGGCAGGGACCTCTATTCGTCCTAGCGGCGGCAGCGTATGGGAATTCTCATAATAGATGCGCGTGGACGATCCAATCGTGTTCGTCACCCAATAGATCATAATCGCAGTCAGCAGATCATCCTCGCTAAATTTCTGTAAAAGATTACCCTTACAGTCGCTCCATGCGCGAAACTTCTCGAGAATCCAGCCGGCCAAGCCTGCAGGAGAATCCGAAAGTCCATAAGCAAGCGTCTGAGGCTTCGTCGACTGAAGCGACATATAGCCTCCCTCCTGCGCAATCCATCTGGAAGCACTGATTTTATACTGCCGTTCTTCTTCCGTAAGCGCATCCTCATTATGAGCAGACAGCAGATCTCTAATAATGCCAACATCCGTTAAATGGATGCCGTATAGAAGCTCTGGATGATTGGCAGCCAGATTGCGGGTAACCCCCGAGCCAATATCCCCGCCTGCAGCGACAAAACGGCTGTAGCCTAATACGGATGTCATGAGTTTTACCCACATTTCAGAGACGGTCAAATTGTTGAAGCCAGGCTGGGTTGGACGGCCGGAGAAGCCAAAGCCCGGTAGCGAAGGGACAATGACATCAAATGCGTCCTCCGGACGACCGCCATGACTCTCCGGATCCGTCAGCAGTGAAATGATTTTGTGATAACGAAGATAACTATCTGGCCATCCATGGGTAAGAATAATAGGGATAGGGTTGGGCCCTTTGCCGCGCTCATGGACGAAATGCACGTCAATGCCGTCAATCGTGCAGCGATACTGGGAAAAGCGGTTCAACTCGGCTTCCTGCGCGCGCCAATCGTACTGATCTCTCCAATAGGAGACAAGTGATTGCAATTCATATAAATCTGTTCCTCGCTCCCAGCCTGAGCCTTCTAATTGATCAGGCCAGCGGACGCGATGGAGCCGTTCTTTCAGATCGTCAAGAATATTATCGGAGACATGAATGCGGAAGCGTTCAACTGTCATGAGGCAATCCCCCTTCTTAGCTGGTTCACAACGATATTATATCGTTGAGGGGTGTATGTTACACTGGTATACGTGCAGCAATTAACTATACTATTTGATAGGTGATGAAGATGCCGCAATGGGATCGGCACAAGAAGCGTATCGTGAATATCGAATTTGTTGCAGTGGAGGAGCTTAAGCTTCTACCCTATCCCGAACGGTCTACACTGGTGTTTATTACATCCGGCAGCATAAAGGGGATGTTGAACCAGCGGCCCATAACCATTAGCGCTCCTGGCATCCTTTGTCTGACCGAGGATGATCAGATGCAGGTAATGGAAAAGAATTATGTATCCGCCCAGTCCTTTAGCTTTCATGCCGAGTTTCTGAACACGATCAGGCTGACCGAAACAGAGGCGCATTTCCCTGCAGCTCCCAGAATACAAACGGGTCTATCGCTGTTTGAGCGCGGATGTACGCATCATGGCGTGCCTCGCATAAGCGAAAAAGCGTATCCGTTATTATTTGAATGGTTCTTTATTATGGGCACCGAGGTGCAGGCGCAAAGCGACGATCTCTGGGTATGCCGGATCAAAAAGTACCTCATTCAAATCATGGGGCTGCTGGAGGAGCTGAATCAAAGCCGGGAGCACTCGCCCGTAGAGGCGGTACTGGATTATATTCACACGAACTACGCGAGAAAAATTTCGCTGAAGGATTTGACGGCTTGTGCCCATTTGAACCGTATGACGCTGAATAAGCTTTTTCAGGAAAGGTGCGGGAAAACAGCAATTGGTTATTTGCAATCGCATCGCTTGAAGGTTGCAAGCGAGCTGCTGACGCATACGGATATGAGTCTGAGTGACATTGCTCAGGCGACTGGATTTGAGTATGACACCTATTTGATCAAACAGTTTAACGCCAAAAAAGGAATGTCCCCGACCATGTATCGGAGATCATCCCGTCAATTCGCTGTCATTCAATAAATCTGATTTGTGCTATACTTGCGAAGAAGGGAAAACAGTGGATTGATCGCCGTAATGCCGCCATTAGACAGGCTTTTCACAATAATAGTAGTATTGATCAGCTTGCTGAAGAGTATTTTCTCTCTGCCGATACCATTAAGCGGATTGTATATACCAAGCAAAAGTAAAAGTAATAGCACTGGTGAAGATTTTCATCAGTGCTTTTTATTTGCCAATGTCAACATTGTTTCTAAGTTGTTGTTTTCATATGAACAGGCGAGGAAGCAGCAGTGAGTGAACAAAAGAGCAGAAGCAGACATCTGGTTGACCCGGAATTTTCGAGCGGCATGGTTATGGGCAGTCCAGTCGTTGACCGGACCGGCAATGCAGCGCTCGCTGCACAGCACGGCTTTTGCTGCGTAGCGATCTATTACCGCCTTGCTCCAGAGCATCCCTTTGCAGGCGAATTTGTCTGGACCAAGGGTAGCAACTATTTCGGCTGGAATCCCTTACTAGGGCATGAACCCGGGCAGGCAGAGGATATAGTGCTGCTTTGATTTAAAGATTGAGAATACGGGGGCAAAATGATAGTGTACAGCAAAGTCACCTCCGCACCAGGCCTTCCGGCG encodes:
- a CDS encoding Maf family protein produces the protein MNDNSIPSIILASGSPRRRELLSLLGLPLEVIPSEADESFPPEWAPERIVSELALRKAEAVIPLAGKRDAVIVGSDTIVVLDGRVLGKPANEKESREMLSALQGRSHKVYTGLACIRLWEREVNAALRLEELGTRGGETIKLGDLGQFSILSESPAGTPAVMAGYTESRVTFRPMSGEEIGGYIRTGEPLDKAGSYGIQGIGSVFIEKIEGDFYSVMGLPLNLLYQMLLRYSISPFNIG
- a CDS encoding DUF4321 domain-containing protein, with amino-acid sequence MKKKNVGTLLLFLILGWLAGSWIARLLQPVKALSFLTKSTLIKWSPQADLDIISYDITIRLKLCLLSLAGIIIAVWLYRRK
- the radC gene encoding RadC family protein, with the protein product MESSTFMLRDLPHEERPRERMMQYGAESLSQAELLAILLRTGTRRESAIHVAQRILGQVGGLRRLADLSIEELTQIKGIGPAKAVQLKAGMELGRRMANTRLDQPVTIRSPHDAADILTEQLRYLQKEHFVCLFLNTKNHVIAQETLSMGSLNASIVHPREVFRAAIKCSSASIICAHNHPSGDPTPSPEDIALTRRLLEAGEIVGIDVLDHLIIGDDGFVSMKERGLM
- a CDS encoding (S)-acetoin forming diacetyl reductase — its product is MSRVDGKVALVTGGGQGIGRAIALRLSQDGFAVAVVDLNENNANKVAGEIEAAGGRSIALKADVSNRDEVFAAVEETAAKLGGFDVIVNNAGIAPVKMIEEVTLDDLDKVFHINVASVVWGIQAATAKLKELGHGGKIVNASSQAGHVGNASLSVYSASKFAVRSLTQTAAQELAKYGITVNAYCPGIVQTPMWGSIDKQITSSKGEEQGEATKEFGSKITLGRLSTPEDVAAFVSFLAGPDSDYMTGQSPLIDGGMVFK
- a CDS encoding helix-turn-helix domain-containing protein; the encoded protein is MPQWDRHKKRIVNIEFVAVEELKLLPYPERSTLVFITSGSIKGMLNQRPITISAPGILCLTEDDQMQVMEKNYVSAQSFSFHAEFLNTIRLTETEAHFPAAPRIQTGLSLFERGCTHHGVPRISEKAYPLLFEWFFIMGTEVQAQSDDLWVCRIKKYLIQIMGLLEELNQSREHSPVEAVLDYIHTNYARKISLKDLTACAHLNRMTLNKLFQERCGKTAIGYLQSHRLKVASELLTHTDMSLSDIAQATGFEYDTYLIKQFNAKKGMSPTMYRRSSRQFAVIQ
- a CDS encoding SPOR domain-containing protein, with protein sequence MSNGRMTFRFDAGKDKLKELQPESVPEQTKTEQQAEIYSLDEARRMAGSSRQGIAPDPMHPRGHFQDREYRLEELEQAYYDNKKTFGGSPNRNDRNVRDDRDDGNLDGRGSDSTVDSELLRESFLRSRRIGDWREGQTGTEGSYADFDYGSPAYSEDDGPSARGPFPELEEEPLNDGGGYYTTRRPSSWWKFPASVAGAIGIGLMLGYAALTFIGGVNSGDSANKASSNSAAGQHTSGNAVNAPAIPVQVAAQSYYLLQYGVFSTPEGAAQAKQELLNAGLAAGIDPEDGNRVYAGLSSDREQAKLLGGKLEAQGIDLYVKEVTLPGESRLVFNGDGETVAQYFEASRALLGELSSLSAALLGGGPAADMTKVSDLHLQWTEAAKALEAGLTPNERGVAKELEKSVSRGVSAMSEYGKSKADGLLWEVQSSMLEMLSGQKRLMAAMEQG
- a CDS encoding alpha/beta hydrolase fold domain-containing protein; protein product: MSEQKSRSRHLVDPEFSSGMVMGSPVVDRTGNAALAAQHGFCCVAIYYRLAPEHPFAGEFVWTKGSNYFGWNPLLGHEPGQAEDIVLL
- a CDS encoding epoxide hydrolase family protein, yielding MTVERFRIHVSDNILDDLKERLHRVRWPDQLEGSGWERGTDLYELQSLVSYWRDQYDWRAQEAELNRFSQYRCTIDGIDVHFVHERGKGPNPIPIILTHGWPDSYLRYHKIISLLTDPESHGGRPEDAFDVIVPSLPGFGFSGRPTQPGFNNLTVSEMWVKLMTSVLGYSRFVAAGGDIGSGVTRNLAANHPELLYGIHLTDVGIIRDLLSAHNEDALTEEERQYKISASRWIAQEGGYMSLQSTKPQTLAYGLSDSPAGLAGWILEKFRAWSDCKGNLLQKFSEDDLLTAIMIYWVTNTIGSSTRIYYENSHTLPPLGRIEVPAGIAIFPADIALPPKSWIMRNLNVTRWSEMPSGGHFTAMEEPERMADDIRAFCRPFRAENNQ